The following proteins are co-located in the Macadamia integrifolia cultivar HAES 741 chromosome 3, SCU_Mint_v3, whole genome shotgun sequence genome:
- the LOC122073228 gene encoding 40S ribosomal protein S18-like produces the protein MSLIANEDFQHILRVLNTNVDGKQKIMFAMTSIKGIGRRFANIVCKKADVDMNKRAGELTAQELENLMVIVANPRQFKIPDWFLNRKKDYKDGRYSQVVSNALDMKLRDDLERLKKIRNHRGLRHYWGLRVRGQHTKTTGRRGKTVGVSKKR, from the exons atg TCTTTGATTGCAAACGAAGATTTCCAACACATTCTTCGTGTTCTGAACACCAATGTCGACGGAAAGCAGAAGATCATGTTCGCCATGACCTCCATCAAAGGTATTGGGAGGCGATTCGCCAACATCGTCTGCAAGAAAGCCGACGTCGACATGAACAAGAG GGCTGGTGAATTAACCGCGCAGGAGCTGGAGAATCTGATGGTGATTGTAGCCAACCCTCGGCAATTTAAAATCCCAGACTGGTTTTTGAACAGGAAGAAGGATTACAAGGATGGGAGGTACTCACAGGTTGTGTCTAACGCATTGGATATGAAGTTGAGAGATGATTTGGAACGGTTGAAGAAGATtag GAACCATCGTGGTCTGAGGCACTACTGGGGCCTCCGTGTCCGTGGTCAGCACACCAAGACTACAGGTCGTAGGGGGAAGACTGTTGGTGTCTCCAAGAAGCGTTAA